In a single window of the Cydia pomonella isolate Wapato2018A chromosome 2, ilCydPomo1, whole genome shotgun sequence genome:
- the LOC133530988 gene encoding organic cation transporter protein-like translates to MVQRVSDPEKPVPEDTFSQLLGHFGKWQLIIFLSVFLIKFASGWVQMTILFLTPKLTYWCEEFPDNFTGIIANGSCYKECVKYGYDTSPMESTIVSEWDLVCDRAWMASFTQMMLQFGILTGSIVYGFLSDRYGRRLTFLASICGLVLFSFCIPFSTNYIVFTVFRFFLGFSTAGTMVISFVIVMEAVGPKYREAFGCVFHIPFIFGHLTIPVFAYFFRTWESYTLALAVPQVVYLSYFLVVTESPRWLVSVGRVDEATDIVKKAAIMNKMPTDKIEETLKKVSHELVTREAPKVHYGDLFRPNLWVRTVCSCALWVITGVTFYGVNQYISQTSSSLYISIAAAAVIQLPANLLSIWCVRTFGRKATTIAAFTLGGICLLTLGVVGDDFWLKFTLGTLGVSFMAIDAATIYIYSSELFPTVVRNMGMGLCSVGMRFGSMLAPFISNLAVSIPWLPTVIFGFAPLLGAAICLLLPETKGKKLPDSFEDVEG, encoded by the exons ATGGTTCAACGAGTATCAGACCCAGAAAAACCAGTCCCCGAAGACACGTTCTCACAACTTTTAGGACATTTCGGTAAATGGCAATTAATAATCTTCCTATCAGTATTCCTCATCAAATTTGCATCAGGATGGGTGCAAATGACCATACTTTTCCTTACACCCAAATTGACATATTGGTGTGAAGAGTTCCCGGATAATTTCACTGGGATTATAGCTAATGGGAGTTGTTATAAAGAGTGTGTAAAGTATGGGTATGATACGAGTCCCATGGAGAGTACTATAGTTTCTGAGTGGGACCTTGTGTGTGATCGGGCGTGGATGGCGAGTTTTACGCAGATGATGCTGCAGTTTGGGATCTTGACTGGAAGCATCGTTTATGGATTCCTTTCTGACAG ATACGGACGGCGCCTCACCTTCCTCGCCTCAATCTGCGGCCTCGTCCTCTTCTCGTTCTGCATCCCCTTCTCCACGAACTACATCGTCTTCACCGTCTTCCGTTTCTTCCTCGGATTCTCCACCGCCGGGACCATGGTTATCTCCTTCGTCATCGTCATGGAGGCCGTAGGCCCCAAATACAGAGAGGCCTTTGGCTGTGTATTTCACATACCTTTCATCTTCGGGCATTTGACTATTCCTGTCTTCGCGTATTTCTTCAGGACTTGGGAGTCGTATACGTTGGCTCTGGCGGTTCCTCAAGTGGTGTACTTGAGTTACTTTCTAGTCGTGACGGAATCTCCGAGATGGTTAGTCAGTGTGGGAAGAGTGGATGAGGCCACGGACATTGTGAAGAAAGCTGCTATCAT GAACAAAATGCCAACAGATAAAATAGAAGAGACCCTCAAGAAGGTCTCCCACGAGCTGGTAACCCGCGAGGCGCCAAAAGTCCACTATGGCGACCTGTTCCGTCCCAATTTGTGGGTCCGGACCGTGTGCTCCTGTGCCTTGTGGGTCATTACTGGGGTCACGTTTTATGGAGTCAACCAGTACATCAGTCAGACAAGCTCCAGTCTATACATTAGTATTGCCGCTGCTGCTGTAATTCAG TTACCCGCGAACCTTCTCTCGATCTGGTGCGTCCGCACCTTCGGCAGGAAAGCCACCACCATTGCGGCCTTCACCCTCGGCGGCATCTGTCTCCTAACCCTTGGCGTCGTCGGCGATGACTTCTGGCTCAAATTCACACTTGGAACTTTGGGCGTCAGCTTCATGGCTATTGATGCTGCCACAATTTACATCTACTCGTCAGAATTATTCCCTACTGTGGTCAGGAATATGGGTATGGGGCTGTGCTCTGTAGGTATGAGATTTGGGTCTATGTTAGCTCCGTTTATTTCGAATTTAGCGGTGAGCATACCGTGGTTGCCGACGGTTATCTTTGGGTTCGCCCCGCTGCTTGGAGCGGCAATTTGCCTGTTGCTGCCAGAAACGAAAGGGAAGAAGTTGCCGGACTCTTTTGAAGATGTTGAAGGTTAG
- the LOC133531012 gene encoding pancreatic lipase-related protein 2-like encodes MDFMTLFFIVTVSLSCQGQREPRLPLSYDSFRQILRSKVSVPEGRKISVNDVILRLYSPNATKPAGYRIRETKRLLADPNFDPQRPTVIYAHGYVELFTDASVKRVMEAYLANGEYNALLLDWSNLAFGNYVVSAIGLRAVGEETGKAIARLIKGGLSLEGLHLVGHSMGAQLLGIAARFLAERKTKVPRLTGLDPAYPGFYPPLLGPAMSRSDAVFVDVLHTDGGGLGSPAATGAADFWPNEGKAKQPGCLSATVPLTVEDFCSHWRSWEYWAESVEGGEFMARKCEDYDIFLRGQCKQEPLVYMGLKASPELTGNFYLRTAAKAPFSLGERGAN; translated from the exons ATGGATTTTATGACATTGTTTTTTATAGTGACTG TGTCATTGTCATGTCAGGGGCAGAGGGAGCCCAGACTTCCGCTCTCTTACGACAGCTTCCGGCAGATACTTCGGAGCAAAGTCTCAG TGCCCGAAGGCCGTAAAATTAGCGTCAACGATGTCATCCTACGACTGTACAG CCCGAACGCAACAAAACCGGCCGGTTACCGCATCAGAGAGACCAAGCGGCTTCTAGCCGACCCCAACTTCGACCCGCAGCGGCCCACCGTTATCTACGCTCATGG CTATGTGGAGCTATTCACAGACGCAAGCGTCAAGCGCGTGATGGAAGCGTATTTGGCGAATGGAGAGTACAACGCGCTCCTTCTGGACTGGTCGAACCTGGCGTTCGGCAACTACGTAGTCTCTGCCATCGGCTTAAGGGCG GTGGGTGAAGAGACAGGGAAGGCAATAGCGAGGTTAATAAAAGGCGGACTGTCTCTGGAAGGCCTGCACCTGGTGGGGCACTCCATGGGCGCGCAGCTGCTGGGTATCGCCGCACGGTTCTTGGCGGAAAGAAAAACGAAAGTGCCCAG GTTGACCGGCCTCGACCCGGCCTACCCCGGCTTCTACCCGCCGCTGCTCGGGCCGGCCATGTCCCGCTCCGACGCCGTGTTCGTGGACGTGCTGCACACGGACGGCGGCGGGCTCGGCTCCCCGGCGGCCACGGGCGcggcggacttctggccgaacgAGGGCAAGGCCAAGCAGCCGGGGTGTTTGTCGGCTACAGTGCCGCTTACTGTTGAAG ATTTCTGTAGCCACTGGCGCTCATGGGAGTACTGGGCCGAGTCGGTAGAGGGAGGCGAGTTCATGGCCCGAAAATGCGAGGACTATGATATTTTCTTACGAGGACAGTGCAAGCAGGAACCCCTGGTCTACATGGGACTTAAGGCCAGCCCTGA GTTAACTGGCAATTTCTACCTGCGGACAGCTGCCAAGGCACCCTTCTCGTTGGGCGAGCGAGGCGCGAACTGA